One region of Eupeodes corollae chromosome 1, idEupCoro1.1, whole genome shotgun sequence genomic DNA includes:
- the LOC129940632 gene encoding guanine nucleotide-binding protein subunit alpha homolog, whose protein sequence is MIIMAEASGDYNSSLTGLQTNCDGNTDMMRSRRRHHTSRFSCLKCCGDFINYLIRLRVSPEEMEQRHISNEIDKFLEKDKSAFRRQVKLLLLGAGESGKSTFLKQMRIIHGVKFEPELVREYQFIIYQNIVKGMQVLIDAREKLEIPWENPTSEKDAYYANLMQCQSLDVKLFRQNASTIQKLWHDRAIRRAYERRNEFQISDSVSYFLNDIERIAELDYVPTYKDILHCRKATKGVYELCIRIQNIPFVFVDVGGQRTQRQKWTKCFDCSVTSIIFLASSSEFDQVLAEDRKTNRLEESKNIFDTIVNNTTFKNISIILFLNKKDLLEQKVRDTETDIRWYYPQFAGNSHSVVDVQNFILQLFMNVHTGNHTRTYHHFTNAVSTRNIELVFQSVKDIILQRNLNALMLQ, encoded by the coding sequence ATGATAATCATGGCAGAAGCTAGTGGTGATTACAATTCTAGTTTAACAGGACTCCAAACAAATTGCGATGGCAACACTGACATGATGCGTTCACGACGGCGACACCACACGTCACGTTTTTCTTGTCTAAAATGCTGTGGCGACTTTATAAATTACCTGATCCGACTTCGTGTCAGCCCCGAAGAAATGGAACAACGCCATATATCTAATGAAATAGATAAATTCCTTGAAAAGGACAAGAGTGCGTTTCGACGCCAAGTAAAACTCCTTCTCCTCGGTGCAGGCGAATCGGGAAAAtcgacatttttaaaacaaatgcgAATAATTCACGGTGTGAAATTTGAACCAGAATTGGTTAGAGAATATCAATTTATAATATACCAAAATATAGTTAAGGGAATGCAAGTTCTAATCGATGCCAGGGAAAAACTTGAAATCCCATGGGAAAACCCAACATCAGAAAAAGATGCATATTATGCTAATCTTATGCAATGCCAAAGTCTCGATGTTAAGCTATTTCGACAGAATGCATCAACAATTCAAAAACTATGGCATGATCGAGCCATACGACGCGCCTACGAACGACGAAACGAATTCCAAATCAGTGACTCTGTAAGCTATTTTCTAAATGATATCGAGCGAATAGCAGAGCTCGATTATGTGCCCACATACAAAGACATCCTGCATTGTCGAAAAGCAACCAAAGGCGTTTACGAACTCTGCATTAGAATACAGAACATTCCGTTTGTGTTTGTTGATGTGGGCGGACAACGGACCCAACGTCAGAAATGGACAAAATGCTTTGACTGTTCAGTGACGTCGATAATATTCCTAGCATCGAGTTCAGAATTCGATCAGGTACTGGCCGAAGATCGAAAGACGAATAGGTTGGAGGAATCGAAGAACATCTTCGATACCATTGTAAAtaatacaacatttaaaaatatctcaatCATACTCTTCCTCAATAAAAAAGATCTATTGGAACAGAAAGTGCGTGACACTGAGACTGATATTCGCTGGTATTATCCGCAATTTGCTGGTAACTCACATTCAGTTGTAGATGTGCAGAATTTCATATTGCAATTGTTTATGAATGTCCATACGGGTAATCATACCCGCACATATCACCATTTTACCAATGCAGTTAGTACAAGAAACATAGAACTTGTGTTTCAATCAGTCAAAGATATTATCCTGCAGCGAAATCTAAACGCTTTGATGCTGCAGTAG